The Culex quinquefasciatus strain JHB chromosome 2, VPISU_Cqui_1.0_pri_paternal, whole genome shotgun sequence genome contains the following window.
AAGTCGATTAAGGGAAATTGTTGCGGTTTGGAATTGGACGGAGAAGGCAAAGTCTAGAGGACTCTCTCTTCGGTGGTTGGGAGGTGAGTTGGTACTTCTTCAATGCAGTGACGTGTGGTGGTGTGGTAGGCTCTCGCTGAGGCTTTGGAGACATGCATTCGATAGAATTTCGATGGAAACTGTCTCTTTTAGGAATGTTTTGGAGCATGATGTGACATTATTGATTTTAGTTGACCCGGAAATATGTGTCAAGCGTGATTTTGCCATATTTTTGACGAATATCTTGTGAGTTGGCAGTCCTAATCCTATTCGTAATTTAGTCTTGTTTCGGGAATTACgcttaattttcaataaatgaaacAATTTAACTGATCATCAGCCACATTTCATTAAACTGATTAGCTTTTAATGACCTGCACCTACACACATGGTCGCCAGACAGTGCATTTGCGGCTTCCAAAGTTGTCGGTGCCACCGCATACACACCTTTCGGGTGATGTGTCTATGTGTTGCTACCGTTACTTGGAGCTCGACTGGAATCGAACgatcaaaaaaagtatttaacttttttgtgtgtgaatgaggcaggccaagggtgcatgatactgatgatactcgtcggttgacacacctaggcgaggaacatcccggaaggagcccaactacatccgtagtgctgtttggacaaaacagcatggctcttgttccttgcaagtgtcctattttcgtacctccacgttggcttggtttagtcatcatgatgacaaggtgtaacctagctggtggcctgtggaaacgactcgtaaacctttgaccagcgagggtcagagtcgagacggctaaaagaaaggggcgcgtcaatgtgggaagggaagtaatttgtgattgtagacggtattgttttgattcgcagtatgttgagtcaactgctgtggatgtaccagAGAAGAAGTTTCTCTTCTTCccatttcagctaacagctatcttctgtttattttgtttcactgattttctaaaacggcttctgtttactatcttccatttgatttcgatttacttatttctcaacgcttttccacacTATTTCACCAATTggtgctgctgtaacaaactgtctgctttcccttaatttggcagcgatgtcaattttgtttatcatgtgccttttctttatttatctatttgaataatttctcatcttccctgtaaattgccctcaatacaatctaagcttgtttgttacccctatttattaactattgttaatttctttatctacttcataaattactatcttccttttactattgattctttacatagtatatttccttcactgtccattgttttgaaacttcaccttttcttaagcaagtgaggttcgagcccttactcaatttatggaatgattaaaggattaacacaaatattactattgtacttttgaaaaacttttctaaaatgcttaggaccaaaatattgtaacacaacaccgcgacaaaagaaatagcaacatataaacacgactcaacaataggaaaggtttcaggagaaaacaatacacagtaaaataacaactagtttttgaattcaaactaaaaatatgtataacagtttttgctttactgaaaattgataggcacactataaatggttaggcgcttatacttacatcaaaccctacgtaatgtaccacccccggccgagttaaaatgcgtaaccggaaaagaaggtgtgcatgcctggcacgaacactcaaagcgtgttctagcgtgctgctcgtactgactcagagcaagggtgagatgtaggtgtaagggcagtgcgtgttcgtcgggaacctggtgcataagatcggtcaaggcccgttcttacactgaaaattgcgaattgcgaattgcgaacttTTTTGTGTGTGAATGATGTTGATTGTTCTTTTTGATGTCTCATCATACTAGTTACGAAGGCCTACCGCATTAGCACCACTGAAACGCGTGGTTTTATCAAGGAATTActcattttaggaaattttccgtCCGTATTCGGACGAAAGTTCAAAGCGTCTCGAAATGACGTCAACGTTGCAGCACATGGTCAGGTTGGTTCTACCCGGAATCGCCCTCCTGTTGGCGCTCTCCCGGACGATCCTGGCCGCTAGTCAACCGCACAATGTGATATACGCCATCAATGCCGGCGGAGATGCGCACGTGGATTCGTACGGAATCAAGTACGCCCGGGATCCCCTGATGGGCAAGGTCGGTACGGAGTCCGACTACGGCAAGCAGCTGTTGATGATCAACCGCGTGAAGCCCAACGATGAGCTGCTGTACCAGACGGAGCGTTACCATCACGATACCTTCGGGTACGAACTTCCGCTGGCCGGAGACGGGGAGTACGTGTTGATCCTAAAGTTTTGTGAAGTTTACTTCAACGCCCCAAACATGAAGGTCTTCGACGTGGTGCTCAACAACCGCCACATGGTCGTCACGGACCTGGACATCTTCTCGCTCGTTGGCCGAGGAACCGCCCACGATGAGTACGTGTACTTTACCGTGTCCCGCGGCAGACTATACTTCAAGGAAGAAGACTCGGAAATTCGAGGAGGCAAAGTGAAACTGGAATTCCTCAAAGGCTACAAGGACAACCCGAAGATCAACGCCATTGTGCTGATCAAGGGCTACGACGAGTCGAGTTTGCCCCGCTTATCACCACAAGCCAGTGAACAACAGCAGATCCCGGAACCGCTCGGGGATCTGCAAAACAACGGAGCCGCCAGCGCCTCCACCGGCTCACCCAGCTCCGCCGACGGAGACGCCCAGACGGACTCAAAGTCAAAGAATCGAAAAACTAGCGGTCCCAAACAGCCCAATCCGTACTCCCTGGACGAGTCGTCCATGATGCTGCCGGTGTTCATCGCGATCGGCGCGTTCATCCCGCTGTTGTTTTGTCTTTGTCGACTGTGATTTTATTGCAAGCAAGCTCATCTTGGTTTTATCCTAAGTACCGTAGTTATAGCCGACGTCGGCGCGCCGTTCCCGATTCGAACGAAACCGGTCCGAATCCGGAACCCGACGACGTCGACGGCCGGTTTGTTGAGATATTTTTAACTAAGGTACACTAAATCCCCTAAATACGCTCCCCCCGATTGCGCCTCCCCCGTTTTGCGCCCCCCgaattgcgctcaaaccccgaaataacgctccccccaaATAACGCTCTAAGTGGCGCaaatcgggggagcgttattgcggggttttggcgtaaaatggggttttctttttaaatgtactttatttacatatatatgaaatatttgtataaggggtcatccacaaaacacggataaggggccatcctcaaatctgggtatccaagaactcccggaattaatgccctagatatctacttgatcaacggaggtctatatgggtaaactaaccatcggtatagcttccggtagcttcactgaaccacaatggatattctgggttacgttaaaatgttatgggtcctccaggaactcccgggagttatgacctgatgatctacctgatcaactggggtctatatgggtgtattaaccatcggtatagcttcaggtagcttcaataaaccacgatggatactctggggtacgttggattgttatgggtcctccaggaactccagggagttatgacctaatgatctacctgatcaacgggggtctatatgggttgattaatcatcggtatagcttcaggtagcttcactgaACCGCGATGGATGCTCTGGAGTTCGTTGGATTGTTATAAGTCCTCCAGGAACTttcgggagttatgacctgatgatctacctgatcaacggggtctatatgggtatattaatcatcggtatagcttcaggtagcttcagtgaaccacgatggatcttctgggttacgttggattgCTATGGGCCCTCCAAGAACTCCctgaagttatgacctgatgatctacctgatcaacgcgggtctatatgggtgttcctggaggacccatatcAACCCAATAAGGCGAAGGGTATCCattgtggttcactgaagctaccggaAGCTAGACCGAtgattaatacacccatatagacccccgttgatcaggtacatcatcaggtcataacttccgggagttcctggagggcccataacaatccaacgtaacccagaagaaccatcgtggttcactgaagctacctgaagctataccgatggtttatacacccatatagagccccgttgatcaggtagatcatcaggtcataactcccgggagttcctggagggcccataacaatccaacgtaacccagaagatccatcgtggtttactgaagttacctgaagctataccgatggttaatatacttatatagacccgcgttgatcaggtagatcatcaggtcttaacttccgggagttcctggagggcccataacaatccaacgtaacccagaagatccatcgtggttcactgaagctatctgaagctataccgatggttaatacactcatatagacccccgttgatcaggtagatcatcaggtcatgactccctggagttcctagaggacccataacaatccaacgtaccccagagtatccattgtggttcactgaagctaccggaagctataccgatggttaatacactcatatcgacccccgttgatcaggtagatcatcaggtcataactcccaggaattcctggaggacccataacaatccaacatggtgaagggtatccatcgtggttcactgaagctacctgaagctataccgatggttaattcacccatatagacccccgttgatcaggtagatcatcaggtcataacttccgagagttcctagaggacccataacaatccaacatggcgaagggtatccatcgtggttcactgaagctacctgaagctatacctatggttagttcacccatatagacctccgttgatcaagtagatatctagggcatgacttccgggagttcttggatacccagatttgaggatggccccttatccgtgttttgtggatgaccccttatacaaatatttcatttatatgtaaataaagtacattaaacaagaaaaccccattttacgccaaaaccccgcaataacgctcccccgatttgcgctcaaaccccgaaataacgctccccccgtttgcgctcaaaccccgaaataacgctcccccgaatTGCGCTCTCCCCCGGTGTGCGCCCCCCCAAAAAGAGCGCATATGGGGGATTTAGTGTAATAGAAATTCTTCTTGGGTTTTCTTTTGATATTCGGAGGCACATTGGTTTACTTAAAGTACCTTGCCAGGGCCGGGACATGGGTTGAGGTTGGGTAGACATTTCGGAactaaaaaaaggaaataaattTGTGCATTTTAAAAGCCGAGGCTTGAAAATAGGTGTGTTTGTTCCAATATAAATAATTGTAAATAGCTCAGAGGAATATCGATAGACGAGTTAGGATTTTAAACAACAAACATCATTGTTTTCCGGCAGCTCAAACCAGTATCTGTGTGTATTTGTGTAACAGCAACAACCGTGTCAGATTCCTAAACTTATTTCAAAACAGTTTACAAAGCCAGCGGAATTTTATTTgcgttacttaaaaaaaaacaaaacttagaCACTTAATTGAAATGCTCAAAGTTACGTTGTTCATAACTTCTAGTAGCGCACAAAACACTAATTTATTCCGTTTGCCACTCTGTAAGAGACAGAGAGAGACGCAGTACTTAGTTTGTAAGGGTTGATCTTTTGAAACTAAAGTAAAATACAATTACCAAGAAAAAGACTAATCCTGCGCGGTGTGATGCATGCAGTGTGGGATATATTATAATTTGATGactaaagaagaagaaaagtaaACATCCTTTGTTGTTGAAGAAAACACTTTAAAGTCTTAAGCAAATGAGTAGCAACTGAGAAAACGGTAAACTAAGAATAAACCTCTAGCGCACTTATCGATAAGCAAAATGATGgcgaaaataaaagtttgatgAATTGAGCATACTTGGGGTAGTTAATCAATGTTATCacatctttctttttttttttttttataagaaaaaaacagtttaacagtAATCTTCTTTGACTTTGAAACGGTTTCGCATAAATATATCATCCATCATCGATGGCCCCATAGCTCAGCTGGTTAGAGCGTCGTGCTAATAACGcgaaggtcgtgagttcgatcctctctggagccaatggattttttttgtgtttaccaagaaaaagttaaatgtataaaatttggcactatttttttaaaattcataaacctgcgagttttttttccaaaatagtctcCTAAAATgggttttaacttgaaaacgatgcatattaacaaaatttaataaaacaaactttttgcgattttgattttacattaaaagaattttgtaattctttttttaattttttgccttcctcacctcaatgaggaaaggctttaaaatcactcgaaaaatgaacttctttattcgacttcttagacccaccttcacgtatacctatcgactcggaatcaaattctgtacaaatgtctgtgcgtgtgtctggatgtgagtccgtgcaccgaaaaatatgcacacgattatctccggactggctgaaccgatttggaccgtttgagtctcattcgatccgtcttggggtcccacaagaccctagttaatatcatgaagtttagaaaagtacttcaaaagttatgctaaaaaaacgattttagctaaacttcggaagattgtaaaaagggtggtttttggaagaaaacccatcatgctatatattattagaaaggtatttgaaagacctttacaACGCgctaaaaagattgaaaatctgacaaccccatcaaaagttatgagtacttaagtgttatttgtacacttttttgaggccggatctcaaatatgttgatgaaaaagttgtccgcaTCTattatgcgacccatcgttggatagatgatcaaaagacctttccaataagcccaaaagattgaagatctgacaaccctatcaaatgttataagtaatttagtgtttttagttcactttttttgaggccggactcagatattttgataaaagaattgttatttatacacttttttgaggctgtgtgcACCATGGtgtatgaatgcgaggaaggctccaaccacctaaaggtggattaagtaacgttttttaactaatattttaaaaatattttaaacttggtAAAAGGTTTTTGCCTGTTCTGCATTTCTGAAAGgatggcattttatgttccctaaaacatttaTGGGTAGTTCCACTTCATACGTACACAGCACTCGAAATCAACATTTTatgatcaagctcaaatttgatTTGACTGTTGGTAGCATAAAAACAAGCAAGACTCTCGATTTTCCTCATGTCATGTTGCTTAATGTTCACATTAAgagcttatttttaaaataatttttccttgCTTGAACACGGCCAACGTAAAGTTACCTTAAATTGTATGTAAAGTTTTCACATCACCATCATGTTCCTGAGAAATTTTCACTTGTGCGTCCAATTTTCTTCACAATGAATCCTGGCTTCCAGAGACATCACAGTTATTAAAAATGGaggtttcaaacattttttttttgcggaaaagGTGAAACTCAAATACAAggaggtggtccgatttggacgaaaattGAGATTCTTGCTTGTTCAAatggtatcaacagccccatcaaatttgagcttgatcagagAGTGTTGCTTtcaattttgtactttttttttgcatttttgaggtAGTTTTTTCTGTTGCAAATTAACTTATAATgacaaaaactgattttaaaaataagcatCACTTTGTGTACCTTTTATCGTTTTTTTCGGTTCAtcaataactacaactttgtcgaagacactaaATAGATAAaacaatccttcaaaagatacaggttttaGGATGTTAATAAACTATTTAAATATGGACAGCAAAAATTTATGCTAATCCACGTTTTCGTAGGTTGCcctttcattattatttttttttatttggatcaaTGTGCGTCCATCGATTCTTTATctccaaataagctattttccataatttgtttctccatacaaatttaggaCTTTCCttacaaaaatatcacaaaaatgttgaccacagatttaaaaaatcttcaccttttttatgttttagtagACCAAAATTTTAAACCTTACATTACAGCTATAGCATATGTCGGATGTTATGAATTCGACCATAAGTTTGATATTTtagaatgtaatttttttatggaaagttaaaaaaaactaagtaaacatttgcatgtttttaaatcttttcgaaataaaaaaaaagtatccagTGTgtctgaaaaaatcaattttaattttcactgcaatattaattttttaacattggtgATCCGACCTTTGGTAGCTGAAATATTACGGAAACCATTGATCAAATTCTGTAagtcgaaaaaataaaactttgttaagttttctaaaaaaaagtgcaaaatttaaaaatcacgaTTACCATtccaaaaggtttaaaaataaatttctaatctaatttcacaaaaagtttcattttttaaatatgttttcaaatattatgaaCAAAGATTGACACAAATTTTgtgaacattcaaaaaatctatccttctaaaaaaatcaattacttgACCCTAGTTTAAATGTGGCGataaaaatcaatataaaaagttgggatattttttattgtgttcTCAAGTATTAagcctttttatttatttttttcgaattttttatttttctcgtgtttaggaggtcattttgagcaacttttgttctacgaaaaacttcacttctcttgttttatgttttgccttcctcactgaggtaaggctataatcctgctctgaaaatgaactttttattaacagctcctagacccaccttcatgtatacatatcgactcagaatcgaaaattgaataaatgtctgtgtgtgtgtatgtgtgtgtgtatgtgtgtgtgtatgtgtgtgtgtatgtgtgtgtgtatgtatgtatgtgaccaaaattctcactgagttttctcagcactggctgaaccgattttgatcgaaccagttgcattcgacttggtttagggtcccatacatcgctattgaattgtttgaagtttcgataagtagttcaaaagttatgtataaaaatgtgttttcacaaatacccggatctcaattatatgcatgtaaacgatgtccggatccatcatccgacacatcgttggttaggtaattaaaagacctttccaatgagtctaaattgttgaagatctggcaaccctgtctcgagttatgaccacttaagtgatatttatgtacttttttgaagccggatctcacttaaatgtatgtaaactaagtccggatccatcatccgatccatcgttggttaggtaattgaaaggcctttccaatgagtctaaattgttgaagatctggcaaccctgtctcgagttatgaccacttaagtgatatttatgtacttttttgaagccggatctcacttaaatgtatgtaaactatgtccggatccatcatccgacccatcgttggttaggtaattgaaaggcctttccaataagtctaaaacattgaagatctggcaaccctgtctcgagttatgaccacttaagtgatatttatgtacttttttgaagccggttctcacttaaatgtatgtaaactatgtccggatccatcatccgacccatcgttggttaggtaattgaaaggtctttccaatgagtcctagacattgaagatctggcaaccctgtctcgagttatgaccacttaagtgatatttatgtacttttttgaagccggatctcacttaaatgtatgtaaactatgtccggatccatcatccgacccatcgttggttaggtaattgaaaggtctttccaatgagtcctagacattgaagatctggcaaccctgtctcgagttatgaccacttaagtgatatttatgtacttttttgaagccggatctcacttaaatgtatgtaaactatgtctggatccatcatccgacccatcgttggttagataattgaaaggcctttccaatgagtccaagacattgaagatctggcaaccctgtctcgagttatgaccacataagttatacattgtgttctttttttctggatctaaaaaaatgatgaaaccactcataaacccatttttggtaaaaagtgaggaaggcatcaaccacataggtggattaagttagttttttttttaattttaagtattttaatttttatttatcttgtttagtttatgtttgtttttggtagtatttggcctattctaccacctcctatcattacattttgcctatctaatttttcatgtttttacagtcactttttcaatttttacttgttttaacattttctgctgtaaaatggcaccattatcatttaaattgtaaaaaaatgcgacaaACACATAATAAACTGCTCATACGCTTTTTGTAAAAGAAATGCTAGttatattttcatttataaATCATTCTAAAATGTAATATAATTTGCGGAATTTCGGATTTCAAAGAAGGTTCTCATTCATTTCGGCAATTTCACTGCTCCTTTCTTTATTCTTACATATATTGTTGTGTATTCACTAAATCGTAGTAAAAAATGCAGTTTTATGTTCTCTAGAATTATTATCATCATATatgctattttaaaaaaaacacacacacacgttcatCGCGATGCGTAGATCATCAGTTGGTCTCTTGGGACCTCTACCTTTTAAAACGTGATCAGTCGTCCTTCTCCTTGAAGGCAGTCAGCAGATTAAGTAGCCTGAATCTGTCTTGTTTTTCGGAGGAGAggtgagaaaataaaaagaagaaaTTTTAAGTTGTGATGAGTGTGCAATTACCTTCTACAATTAAGAGACCACTTACATTCCTCCGCCGGACCTTCGCGTGCGACACTTGCCCGACCGGTCGAGGAACTCGCCCTTGGTGCACGGTGTGGCCTCCAGCGGAGCGGCCTGTTGCGGTTGCACCGCCTCATTGCTG
Protein-coding sequences here:
- the LOC6033342 gene encoding malectin — its product is MTSTLQHMVRLVLPGIALLLALSRTILAASQPHNVIYAINAGGDAHVDSYGIKYARDPLMGKVGTESDYGKQLLMINRVKPNDELLYQTERYHHDTFGYELPLAGDGEYVLILKFCEVYFNAPNMKVFDVVLNNRHMVVTDLDIFSLVGRGTAHDEYVYFTVSRGRLYFKEEDSEIRGGKVKLEFLKGYKDNPKINAIVLIKGYDESSLPRLSPQASEQQQIPEPLGDLQNNGAASASTGSPSSADGDAQTDSKSKNRKTSGPKQPNPYSLDESSMMLPVFIAIGAFIPLLFCLCRL